From Ficedula albicollis isolate OC2 chromosome 5, FicAlb1.5, whole genome shotgun sequence, one genomic window encodes:
- the LRRC4C gene encoding leucine-rich repeat-containing protein 4C — translation MLNKMTLHPQQIMIGPRFNRALFDPLLVVLLALQLLVVAGLVRAQTCPSVCSCSNQFSKVICVRKNLRDVPDGISTNTRLLNLHENQIQIIKVNSFKHLRHLEILQLSRNHIRTIEIGAFNGLANLNTLELFDNRLTTIPNGAFVYLSKLKELWLRNNPIESIPSYAFNRIPSLRRLDLGELKRLSYISEGAFEGLSNLRYLNLAMCNLREIPNLTPLVKLDELDLSGNHLTAIRPGSFQGLMHLQKLWMIQSQIQVIERNAFDNLQSLVEINLAHNNLTLLPHDLFTPLRLERIHLHHNPWNCNCDILWLSWWIKDKAPSNTACCARCHTPPSLKGRYIGELDLNYFTCYAPVIVEPPADLNVTEGMAAEMKCRASTSLTSVSWITPNGSVMTHGAYRVRIAVLSDGTLNFTKVTVQDTGLYTCMVSNSVGNTTASATLNVTALDNPGYTYFSTVTVETVEPSQDEAQTTEQVGPTPVTNWETINMTTSLTPQSTRSTEKTFTIPVTDANNGIPGIDEVMKTTKIIIGCFVAITLMAAVMLVIFYKMRKQHHRQNHHAPTRTVEIINVDDELTGDTPIESHLPMPAIEHEHLNHYNSYKSPFNHTTTVNTINSIHSSVHEPLLIRMNSKDNVQETQI, via the coding sequence ATGTTGAACAAGATGACCTTACATCCACAGCAGATAATGATAGGTCCTAGGTTTAACAGGGCCCTATTTGACCCCCTGCTTGTGGTGCTGTTGGCTCTTCAGCTTCTTGTGGTGGCTGGTCTAGTGAGGGCTCAAACTTGCCCTTctgtctgctcctgcagcaacCAGTTCAGTAAAGTGATTTGTGTGCGGAAAAACCTTAGAGACGTGCCAGACGGCATCTCCACCAACACCCGGCTACTCAATCTCCATGAGAACCAGATCCAAATCATTAAAGTTAATAGCTTCAAGCATCTGAGGCACCTAGaaatcctgcagctcagcaggaatCACATCAGAACAATTGAAATAGGGGCTTTCAATGGTCTGGCTAATCTCAACACTTTGGAACTCTTTGACAATCGTCTGACCACTATCCCAAATGGGGCTTTTGTATACCTGTCAAAACTGAAGGAACTGTGGTTGAGAAACAACCCCATTGAGAGCATCCCTTCTTATGCTTTTAACAGAATCCCTTCTCTCCGGAGGTTGGATCTGGGGGAATTGAAAAGGCTTTCATACATCTCAGAAGGTGCCTTTGAAGGTCTGTCCAATTTGAGGTATTTGAACCTTGCCATGTGCAATCTTCGAGAGATTCCTAACCTTACTCCACTTGTAAAATTGGATGAGTTAGATCTTTCTGGGAATCACCTGACTGCCATCCGGCCAGGTTCTTTCCAAGGGTTAATGCATCTTCAGAAATTGTGGATGATACAGTCCCAGATTCAAGTGATAGAAAGGAATGCTTTTGATAATCTTCAGTCACTTGTAGAGATCAACCTGGCACACAACAATCTAACACTACTGCCTCATGATCTGTTCACACCACTCCGCCTAGAAAGGATCCACTTGCATCACAATCCTTGGAACTGCAACTGCGATATCCTTTGGCTCAGCTGGTGGATTAAGGACAAGGCACCCTCCAATACTGCATGCTGTGCCCGTTGCCACACGCCTCCCAGTTTAAAAGGAAGGTACATTGGTGAGCTAGACCTGAATTACTTCACATGTTATGCTCCAGTCATAGTGGAGCCACCAGCAGACCTCAACGTCACAGAAGGCATGGCTGCAGAGATGAAATGCCGGGCATCGACCTCCCTGACCTCTGTGTCTTGGATTACTCCAAATGGATCTGTAATGACGCATGGGGCATACAGAGTTCGGATTGCTGTGCTCAGTGATGGCACATTAAATTTTACCAAGGTAACTGTGCAAGACACGGGTTTGTACACATGCATGGTGAGTAACTCTGTTGGGAATACCACGGCTTCTGCCACGCTGAATGTGACCGCCCTGGATAACCCTGGTTACACGTACTTTTCAACCGTCACGGTAGAGACTGTGGAACCTTCTCAGGATGAGGCACAGACCACAGAGCAGGTTGGGCCCACACCAGTTACCAACTGGGAAACCATTAACATGACAACCTCACTCACTCCACAGAGCACAAGATCAACAGAAAAAACGTTCACCATTCCTGTGACGGACGCAAACAACGGGATCCCAGGAATAGATGAGGTTATGAAGACTACCAAAATAATAATTGGTTGTTTTGTGGCTATCACTCTCATGGCTGCTGTGATGCTGGTAATTTTCTACAAAATGAGGAAGCAGCATCACCGGCAGAACCATCATGCTCCAACACGGACTGTAGAGATCATTAATGTGGATGATGAGCTTACAGGTGACACACCCATAGAGAGTCATTTGCCCATGCCAGCAATAGAGCATGAGCACTTAAATCACTATAACTCTTATAAATCTCCTTTCAACCACACAACAACAGTTAACACAATAAATTCAATACACAGTTCAGTGCATGAACCGTTATTGATCCGAATGAACTCGAAAGACAATGTTCAAGAGACTCAAATCTAA